From Girardinichthys multiradiatus isolate DD_20200921_A chromosome 3, DD_fGirMul_XY1, whole genome shotgun sequence, the proteins below share one genomic window:
- the LOC124863483 gene encoding coiled-coil domain-containing protein 106-like, with protein MEDGNRNDAASTSKSHAGSLHLQTPKNEDTFEIGIPFEENNFEQQGFFSQSDQNFDEPPSTGGPSTVSNSYMAITNLRTQLQISLEKNSWLQKRIQDLEEERDFLRCQLDRFIFSTKSQGLEHGQNQYSNGYESRRFNWRARRDEDRPAEQQKTDPQHFPQRQFIQRRPGPPTMVPSKNHVSSPISTQLSTINALFNTTQSQALLQSHSHSSPSTTASGSNSKNNNAARSSLNELSEHNGPDSLSLLGESDEFLEQDGFIEEDEMISGEDVMSEAINTNRHQLKRRRLLRAPRERQRVKDAAGVLFRYKKILLTYQRLKNMSKAFQIHGVDRNTVASTTPIAELLLVAPEKVAEVGEFDPSKEKLLDYARRCYVALDDETLSRVQALKKNNLLLPISYRFRH; from the exons ATGGAGGACGGTAACAGGAATGATGCAGCTTCCACATCCAAGAGCCATGCAGGCTCTCTTCACCTGCAGA CTCCAAAAAATGAGGATACGTTTGAAATAGGCATTCCCTTTGAAGAGAACAACTTTGAGCAGCAGGGATTTTTCAGCCAGAGCGATCAGAACTTTGATG AACCGCCCTCAACTGGTGGCCCATCTACAGTCAGCAACTCATACATGGCGATCACCAACCTGCGGACCCAGCTCCAGATCTCTCTGGAGAAAAACTCCTGGCTGCAGAAAAGAATCCAGGACCTGGAAGAGGAGAGGGATTTCCTCCGGTGCCAGCTGGACCGTTTCATTTTTTCCACAAAGAGCCAGGGACTGGAACACGGTCAGAATCAGTACAGTAATG GATATGAATCTAGACGATTCAACTGGAGGGCAAGAAGAGATGAAGACCGTCCTGCTG AACAGCAGAAGACAGATCCACAGCATTTTCCTCAGCGTCAGTTTATCCAGCGGAGACCTGGTCCTCCCACTATGGTGCCTTCCAAAAACCATGTCTCCAGTCCAATATCCACTCAGCTCTCCACTATTAATGCGTTGTTCAACACAACACAATCCCAGGCCCTTTTACAAAGCCATAGTCATAGCTCTCCAAGTACAACAGCCAGTGGcagcaacagcaaaaacaacaatgcTGCAAGATCATCCTTGAATGAACTGAGTGAACACAATGGCCCAG ATTCCCTCTCACTGCTGGGAGAATCTGATGAGTTCTTGGAGCAGGATGGCTTTATCGAGGAGGATGAAATGATCTCAGGGGAAGATGTAATGTCAGAGGCAATTAACACCAACAGGCACCAGTTAAAGAGGAGGCGACTCCTTCGAGCTCCACGAGAGCGGCAGAGAG TGAAAGATGCGGCAGGAGTGCTTTTTCGCTATAAGAAGATTCTTCTTACGTACCAGCGTCTCAAAAATATGTCCAAAGCCTTCCAAATCCACGGTGTTGACCGCAACACCGTGGCCTCCACCACTCCCATTGCTGAGCTGCTTCTCGTGGCCCCAGAGAAAGTGGCCGAGGTGGGAGAGTTTGACCCCTCCAAGGAAAAGTTGCTGGACTATGCCCGACGCTGCTACGTTGCCCTGGATGACGAGACGCTCAGCAGAGTGCAGGCATTGAAGAAAAATAACCTTCTGCTGCCCATCTCGTACAGGTTCAGGCACTGA